In Dyadobacter sp. NIV53, a single window of DNA contains:
- a CDS encoding DUF4835 family protein has product MKRKFIMFFFAIALSCSGKLSAQAFQFTVTINSDQLVGQQKTDPQTMSQLQAYMNDFLNNTRWTDDVFEKQERIQCKLNVSLTRSLAQGSYEGNAQLVIARPVFNSSYETVLFTYIDKNFAFTYLPNTQLYFNETSYTSELPYVLAFYAYTALTFDYDSFSKLGGTPYLQKAFNLVNQARNASTNQRGWNPTGNAFNRYNLIENLMSPQFLPFREGMYTYYRQGLDIAIQNPVEARKNIMSVLVAINEVAKLRTASVVINSFLDAKSDELFKVLIEATPEQRTLAYNLLVTLDASRAQKYQRLSQ; this is encoded by the coding sequence ATGAAAAGGAAATTTATTATGTTTTTTTTCGCGATAGCTTTAAGCTGTTCAGGAAAATTATCTGCCCAGGCTTTTCAATTTACGGTTACAATAAATTCTGACCAGTTGGTAGGGCAGCAGAAGACAGATCCGCAGACAATGAGCCAGCTTCAGGCCTATATGAATGACTTTTTAAACAATACACGCTGGACGGATGATGTTTTTGAAAAGCAGGAGCGGATCCAGTGTAAGTTGAATGTGAGCCTGACACGGTCACTGGCGCAGGGAAGTTATGAAGGTAATGCCCAGTTAGTGATTGCACGCCCGGTATTCAATTCAAGTTATGAAACCGTTCTGTTTACCTACATAGATAAAAACTTCGCATTTACTTATTTGCCTAATACGCAGCTGTACTTCAATGAAACCAGTTATACGTCGGAATTACCTTACGTGCTTGCTTTTTATGCGTACACAGCTCTGACTTTTGATTACGATTCATTCAGTAAATTGGGAGGAACACCATACTTGCAAAAAGCGTTTAATCTTGTAAATCAGGCACGTAATGCATCTACAAATCAACGTGGATGGAACCCAACCGGGAATGCTTTTAACAGGTATAATCTGATTGAAAATCTCATGAGCCCGCAATTCCTGCCTTTTCGGGAAGGAATGTATACGTATTATCGCCAGGGACTTGATATAGCGATTCAAAACCCTGTGGAAGCCAGAAAAAACATTATGAGCGTTTTGGTCGCAATCAACGAAGTTGCCAAATTACGGACGGCAAGTGTAGTCATCAATTCATTTTTAGACGCAAAATCTGACGAACTTTTTAAAGTTCTTATTGAAGCAACGCCCGAACAAAGAACTCTGGCCTATAATTTACTGGTTACACTTGATGCTTCCAGAGCACAAAAATACCAGCGCCTTTCACAGTAA
- a CDS encoding outer membrane protein assembly factor BamD, with protein sequence MRKNNLASYFLLILTVLIIASCSKFSKLQKTGNDQQKYDAAMTYYKKGDFYRSGLLFEELIPLLKGSTESEMAQFYYAYTQYQQGQYNTSQFLFKKFYDTYARSDFAQEALYMHAFSLYKDSAPFNLDQTSTFTAVSALQDFINTYPDSPFREECTKYILELRSKLEKKAYEKAKLYHKVSDFNMMSLKSAVISIDNFRKDFPDSKYNEELSFLKVESQYNLASNSFSIKQKERYQDVVKFYKELIDKYPTGKYLRDAERMFENSQKELEFIAKAEVEKQKLEVKPDSGAKPTKVTAPLSVEPKGQ encoded by the coding sequence ATGCGAAAAAACAATCTGGCGAGTTATTTCTTGCTCATTCTTACAGTTCTAATTATTGCTTCCTGTAGCAAATTTTCAAAGTTACAGAAGACAGGGAACGATCAGCAAAAATACGATGCTGCAATGACTTACTATAAGAAAGGCGATTTCTATCGTTCTGGCTTACTGTTTGAAGAACTTATTCCTTTACTGAAAGGAAGTACTGAATCCGAAATGGCGCAGTTTTACTATGCTTATACCCAGTATCAGCAGGGCCAGTACAATACGAGCCAGTTCCTTTTCAAGAAATTTTACGATACATATGCAAGAAGTGATTTTGCTCAGGAAGCATTGTACATGCATGCATTCTCTCTTTATAAAGATTCTGCTCCTTTTAATCTGGACCAGACCAGTACATTCACGGCTGTTTCGGCGTTGCAGGATTTTATAAATACTTATCCCGACAGCCCGTTTCGGGAAGAATGTACAAAATACATCCTTGAGCTGAGGTCTAAACTGGAAAAGAAGGCATACGAAAAAGCAAAACTATATCACAAAGTGAGTGATTTTAATATGATGTCACTTAAATCTGCTGTTATTTCAATTGATAATTTTCGTAAAGATTTTCCTGATTCTAAATACAATGAAGAGCTTTCTTTCCTGAAAGTAGAATCACAATATAATCTGGCATCCAACAGTTTTTCAATCAAACAGAAAGAACGGTATCAGGATGTAGTGAAATTCTATAAAGAGCTGATTGACAAATATCCGACAGGCAAGTACCTGCGGGATGCGGAAAGAATGTTTGAAAACAGCCAGAAAGAACTTGAATTTATTGCAAAAGCAGAAGTTGAAAAACAGAAGCTGGAAGTGAAACCTGATTCAGGAGCTAAACCAACCAAGGTTACTGCACCGTTATCAGTAGAGCCGAAAGGCCAATAG
- a CDS encoding outer membrane protein transport protein — translation MSLYNRIGILAITLGWICLISTQTNAQGLGNSPYSSLGMGEFYGDGFSANTGMGQSGVSTANGFQINNLNPALWVKNRFTTLDIGVIGQYKAIASGTDRQQNAGGNLAYVALAFPVSAKWTLGASLKPYSFVDFDNSSTRNVPGTPFDAVYYTTGKGGVNKASITNAFQIGKYLSLGLESSYFFGNIRRASEVLLPLGEPPYYLVGISERTTYSDFAFRGGAALRIPLKKDNKLNLNLGASYSFKTNLNASQTSIFELSQGSNVITAASDTVTNEIKGYLTLPTQYQVGMSLEWPFKLIVSADYNSQSWSQYRGFDKQNGGLKNVGRVNLGVEYLPRFSSLSYFDNVRYRVGFSYGKTPYMVDNKDVNDTNVSLGFTFPMGRGYQNFISIAFVGGQRGAMGTGMVRERYGRAVLGITLLEKWFVKQKID, via the coding sequence ATGTCGCTTTACAATAGAATTGGAATACTCGCAATAACACTGGGCTGGATTTGTCTGATCTCAACACAAACAAATGCACAAGGACTTGGAAATTCTCCTTATTCATCCCTTGGTATGGGCGAATTTTATGGAGATGGTTTTTCGGCTAATACGGGTATGGGCCAGTCGGGTGTAAGTACCGCTAACGGCTTCCAAATTAATAACCTGAATCCTGCTTTATGGGTAAAAAACAGGTTTACTACCCTTGATATCGGCGTAATTGGCCAGTACAAAGCTATTGCTTCGGGAACTGACAGACAACAAAACGCAGGAGGAAACCTTGCCTATGTAGCATTGGCATTTCCTGTAAGTGCTAAGTGGACATTAGGTGCAAGCCTTAAACCATATAGTTTCGTCGATTTCGACAATTCTTCTACCCGAAATGTGCCTGGAACACCATTTGATGCTGTCTATTACACTACCGGAAAAGGAGGAGTAAATAAAGCATCTATCACCAATGCATTCCAGATAGGCAAATACCTGAGCCTTGGTCTTGAAAGTTCTTATTTCTTTGGCAATATCCGCAGAGCATCGGAAGTTCTGCTTCCTCTTGGAGAGCCTCCTTATTATCTGGTTGGTATCAGCGAACGTACTACTTATTCCGATTTTGCTTTCCGCGGTGGTGCCGCATTACGTATTCCACTCAAAAAGGATAATAAACTTAACCTGAACTTAGGTGCCTCTTATAGCTTCAAAACAAACCTGAATGCAAGTCAAACCAGTATATTTGAATTAAGCCAGGGGTCAAACGTCATTACTGCTGCCTCTGATACAGTAACAAACGAGATAAAAGGTTATCTAACGCTTCCTACCCAGTATCAGGTAGGAATGAGTTTGGAATGGCCGTTTAAACTGATCGTTTCCGCTGATTATAACAGTCAGTCCTGGTCTCAGTATCGCGGCTTTGACAAACAGAATGGTGGGTTGAAAAATGTAGGACGTGTTAATCTTGGTGTTGAATACCTGCCGCGTTTCTCCTCCCTCAGTTACTTTGATAATGTTAGATACCGTGTTGGGTTCAGTTATGGAAAAACGCCTTACATGGTGGATAATAAGGACGTAAACGATACCAATGTCAGTTTAGGTTTTACTTTTCCAATGGGAAGAGGCTACCAGAATTTCATTTCGATTGCCTTTGTCGGAGGGCAACGTGGCGCAATGGGAACCGGCATGGTACGTGAGCGCTATGGCAGGGCTGTTTTAGGTATTACACTTCTTGAAAAGTGGTTTGTAAAACAAAAAATTGATTAA
- the lptC gene encoding LPS export ABC transporter periplasmic protein LptC — MLPGLTNTQRYKSGNDIYFCIILFCTLFLNACEKNKNKVGALYDGPVEIVNKVEIKYSEQGHQKVQMLTRQSLRYSNENKIFPDTININFFDPSGSVMTRLRADSGRFDKASNVYIVKGHVRVVKSESNEILTTTELSWNPGTKKVYTDKPLTVKNNRTSEITNAIGMDAEQDFTRIKFRKATGIYKFTGP; from the coding sequence ATGCTACCCGGATTAACAAATACGCAGCGTTATAAAAGTGGTAATGACATATATTTTTGTATTATCCTTTTCTGTACCTTATTTCTCAATGCATGTGAGAAAAATAAAAACAAGGTCGGGGCGCTTTATGACGGGCCGGTTGAAATCGTAAATAAAGTAGAAATCAAATACAGTGAACAAGGCCATCAGAAAGTCCAGATGCTTACCCGGCAGTCGTTGAGATACAGCAACGAAAACAAAATCTTTCCGGATACGATCAACATCAATTTCTTCGATCCATCAGGATCAGTAATGACGCGCCTCCGTGCTGACTCCGGCCGTTTTGACAAGGCTTCAAATGTTTATATCGTCAAAGGCCATGTTCGGGTTGTTAAGTCGGAATCGAATGAGATTTTAACCACAACTGAATTGAGCTGGAATCCCGGCACCAAGAAAGTATATACGGACAAACCACTTACCGTAAAAAACAACAGGACTTCTGAAATCACAAATGCGATTGGTATGGATGCCGAGCAGGATTTCACGCGCATCAAATTCCGTAAAGCAACGGGGATCTATAAATTCACAGGACCGTGA
- a CDS encoding T9SS type A sorting domain-containing protein: MKKTVLYLLLFISVTWQSLSAQSVANGSRLNMTVKKKAAVAESLRFSGLPAGLSYKPLSLQNPKALNNFYRSFLFSSSNTSDNSNVVISDVEINSVDKKITSAEISAKSEEQLYVSNQITVSNIYPNPASEYVEIDYTISAGLRDAKLIFYNVLGSQMAEYSLNKSERKLRVNTSEMPTGLYFYQLALDGKKVATKKMLVRHQQ; the protein is encoded by the coding sequence ATGAAAAAAACTGTACTATACTTATTGCTTTTCATATCTGTTACCTGGCAAAGTTTATCAGCTCAGTCGGTAGCAAATGGCAGCCGCCTGAATATGACTGTAAAGAAAAAAGCTGCTGTTGCTGAGAGTCTCAGATTTTCAGGCCTTCCTGCAGGTTTAAGTTATAAACCGTTGTCTTTACAAAATCCTAAGGCGTTAAATAATTTTTACCGTTCATTTCTGTTTTCTTCATCAAATACCTCTGATAATTCTAATGTAGTGATTTCGGATGTTGAGATAAACAGTGTAGATAAAAAAATAACTTCTGCTGAAATATCAGCAAAATCGGAAGAGCAGCTTTATGTAAGTAACCAGATTACAGTCTCGAATATATATCCCAACCCTGCCAGTGAATATGTAGAAATAGACTATACCATTTCAGCGGGCCTTCGGGATGCGAAACTGATATTTTACAATGTACTTGGTTCGCAGATGGCAGAATATAGCCTGAATAAAAGCGAAAGAAAGTTGCGGGTCAATACAAGTGAAATGCCAACAGGACTTTATTTTTACCAGCTTGCCCTGGACGGGAAAAAAGTGGCAACGAAGAAAATGCTGGTGCGTCATCAGCAATAG
- a CDS encoding DNA-directed RNA polymerase subunit omega: protein MATNPSIITRDPDKIADVTGNLYESVSIISKRARQISSKMKEELNNKLAEFASGVDNLEEVFENREQIEISKFYERMPKAGSMSIDEFIEGKTYHSFRDTTEE from the coding sequence ATGGCAACGAATCCATCCATCATTACCCGCGATCCGGACAAAATAGCAGACGTTACCGGAAATTTGTATGAATCTGTATCGATCATCTCTAAAAGAGCACGTCAGATTTCAAGCAAAATGAAAGAGGAGCTGAACAACAAACTTGCTGAATTTGCATCTGGAGTGGATAATCTGGAAGAAGTTTTTGAGAACCGTGAGCAAATCGAAATTTCCAAGTTTTACGAGCGTATGCCAAAAGCTGGAAGTATGTCTATTGATGAATTTATTGAAGGAAAAACATATCACAGCTTCAGGGATACAACTGAGGAATAA
- a CDS encoding OstA-like protein, with translation MRVIVIKENMFRLAFFVILFTSHYALAQKVLPSPQAAQNTDLVEIIKSDELEILNTNGVDTRRVVNGVFKHKGAFLYSNLAIQNISTNVIEAYGNVKVVQGDTITVTGDTLFYYGNSRLAIVSGRQTVLKDKKRTLTTRKIEYDMANGIANYKVPGRTVDEENILTSKEGFYNTHTKEFTYYKSVKLVNKKYTLTTDTLLYNSITKWSYFNGPTRIVNKDGTVAGTKGQYNTESAESSFRNRTTVDNDTYTLTADSLVVDGKRNNGQGKGNVVFVAKKDKTVLNGDQGYYWKDIGFSKIFGHAYVRNIISNDTLYIRADTLYSYENKTDSTRKLVGNKNVYIYKSDFQGRCDSINYNTADSIIKFFRKPILWSSEHYQMEADTITAFLVNNEINRMLLKGKSFVITEDTLVKQFNQVKGRVINAYFGQKNTLKQVLVDGNGESAYYAIDDKEKMIGLNRVECGKMNLLFLDNHVNRISFIGKPDGRLIPPKQIKPLERQLDGFSWRIADKPTRSKTMWKE, from the coding sequence TTGCGCGTCATAGTTATTAAAGAGAATATGTTTAGGCTGGCGTTCTTTGTTATATTGTTTACATCTCATTATGCATTGGCTCAGAAGGTTTTACCTTCTCCACAGGCAGCACAGAATACAGATCTGGTTGAGATTATCAAATCGGATGAGCTGGAAATCCTGAATACAAACGGAGTGGATACCAGGCGTGTGGTGAACGGTGTTTTTAAACACAAGGGTGCTTTTTTATACAGCAATCTGGCGATTCAGAATATCAGTACAAATGTGATTGAAGCGTACGGCAATGTTAAAGTTGTTCAGGGAGATACCATAACAGTTACTGGTGATACCCTTTTTTATTACGGAAACAGCAGGCTGGCTATTGTAAGCGGTCGTCAAACTGTTTTAAAAGATAAAAAACGAACACTTACCACCAGGAAAATTGAGTATGACATGGCTAACGGAATTGCCAATTACAAAGTGCCTGGCCGTACTGTGGATGAAGAGAATATCCTGACAAGTAAAGAAGGATTTTATAACACACACACCAAGGAATTTACTTACTACAAGAGCGTCAAATTAGTTAATAAAAAATACACACTTACCACTGACACTTTACTTTACAATTCGATTACGAAATGGTCTTATTTTAACGGGCCAACCAGAATTGTTAATAAAGATGGTACGGTTGCCGGAACAAAAGGACAATACAATACAGAATCGGCCGAATCGTCTTTCAGAAACAGAACGACGGTAGATAATGATACGTATACGCTCACTGCGGACTCTTTGGTAGTGGATGGTAAAAGGAATAACGGACAGGGAAAAGGTAACGTTGTTTTTGTTGCAAAAAAAGATAAAACAGTGCTGAATGGAGATCAGGGATATTATTGGAAAGATATAGGGTTTTCTAAAATATTCGGTCATGCTTATGTCAGGAATATTATATCAAATGACACACTGTATATCAGGGCCGACACACTTTATTCGTACGAAAATAAAACAGATAGTACGAGAAAACTGGTTGGGAATAAAAATGTTTATATTTATAAGTCTGATTTCCAGGGTAGGTGCGATTCAATTAATTACAATACGGCTGATTCGATCATCAAGTTTTTTCGCAAACCGATATTGTGGAGCAGTGAACATTACCAGATGGAAGCAGATACGATTACGGCATTTCTGGTTAACAATGAAATAAACAGAATGTTGCTGAAAGGTAAGTCTTTTGTAATTACAGAGGATACATTGGTAAAGCAGTTTAACCAGGTAAAGGGAAGAGTTATCAATGCTTATTTCGGGCAAAAAAATACACTGAAACAAGTATTGGTAGATGGAAATGGTGAAAGTGCTTACTATGCAATTGACGATAAAGAAAAAATGATTGGCTTAAACCGGGTCGAATGCGGGAAAATGAATTTGTTATTTCTTGACAATCATGTAAACCGTATTTCTTTTATTGGAAAACCCGATGGAAGGCTTATTCCACCCAAACAAATAAAGCCATTAGAGCGGCAATTGGATGGATTTAGCTGGCGAATCGCAGATAAACCGACGCGTTCAAAAACAATGTGGAAGGAATAA
- the coaBC gene encoding bifunctional phosphopantothenoylcysteine decarboxylase/phosphopantothenate--cysteine ligase CoaBC — protein MKLKGKKLLVGVTGSIAAYKAALLVRLLIKEGAEVQVIMTKAATEFITPLTLATLSKRPVFTSFTNSENGTWTNHVELGLWADAIVIAPATAKTLSRLASGNCEDLLTAVYLSARCPVFFAPAMDVDMYQHPSTVNNINTLIGYGNFLIGSEYGELASGLVGSGRLAEPETILQVLLKHFSKNVLAKRKKILITAGPTAEPIDPVRFISNRSSGKMGYALAKAFAHAGAQVTLISGPTDLEIPDPEIRLIRVETAEEMFVAAQEYFDQNDVVIFSAAVADYTPAHVAQQKIKKQGQVMTLELKKTTDIAGTLGSQKKSGQLVIGFALETENELEYAMDKLLRKNLDYIIVNSLNDPGAGFAHDTNKISVIDKEKNISYFSLKSKDEVAQDILGIVLKKWSEV, from the coding sequence TTGAAGCTCAAAGGTAAAAAGTTACTCGTTGGTGTAACCGGAAGTATTGCAGCTTACAAAGCGGCTTTACTTGTCAGGTTGCTTATAAAAGAAGGTGCCGAAGTTCAGGTGATTATGACCAAAGCGGCAACTGAATTCATTACTCCGCTCACACTTGCCACACTTTCAAAACGTCCGGTTTTTACTTCCTTTACCAATAGCGAAAACGGAACGTGGACAAATCATGTGGAGCTGGGATTATGGGCAGATGCCATCGTTATTGCACCTGCAACTGCAAAGACACTTTCCCGGCTTGCTTCGGGTAATTGCGAAGATTTGCTTACGGCTGTTTATTTGTCGGCCAGATGCCCCGTTTTTTTTGCACCAGCCATGGATGTTGATATGTACCAGCATCCTTCTACGGTCAATAATATAAATACGCTGATTGGTTATGGTAATTTTTTAATCGGATCGGAATATGGGGAATTAGCCAGCGGATTAGTTGGTAGCGGAAGGCTGGCTGAGCCCGAAACAATCCTGCAGGTATTGCTAAAACACTTTTCGAAAAATGTTTTGGCAAAAAGGAAAAAGATACTGATCACCGCCGGACCAACAGCAGAACCGATAGATCCGGTCAGATTTATCAGTAACCGTTCCTCAGGAAAAATGGGTTATGCACTGGCCAAAGCTTTTGCTCATGCGGGTGCACAGGTTACGCTTATCAGCGGGCCTACTGACCTGGAAATTCCCGATCCTGAAATTCGCCTTATAAGGGTTGAAACAGCCGAGGAAATGTTTGTAGCTGCGCAGGAATATTTTGACCAAAATGATGTTGTGATTTTTTCCGCTGCCGTTGCTGATTATACACCTGCACACGTAGCACAGCAAAAAATTAAAAAGCAGGGTCAGGTTATGACGCTTGAACTGAAAAAGACCACAGACATTGCCGGAACACTTGGTAGTCAGAAAAAATCTGGCCAGTTGGTCATTGGATTTGCACTGGAAACAGAAAACGAGCTGGAATACGCGATGGATAAACTCCTGCGGAAAAACCTGGATTACATTATTGTCAATTCTTTAAATGATCCCGGAGCAGGTTTTGCGCACGATACGAACAAAATTTCCGTTATTGACAAAGAAAAAAATATAAGCTATTTTTCATTAAAATCGAAAGATGAGGTAGCACAGGATATATTAGGTATTGTTCTGAAAAAATGGAGCGAAGTATGA
- a CDS encoding cytochrome c has translation MYKSLIFLLAVFTTACQSAEELKTEQYFAEGYQIYTANCANCHQTDGKGMANLYPPLAGSAALKDKALLACIIKNGMKGDVLADGKKFNRKMPANPKLMDLEIAEIITYVNMKWNKDSVYTTTEFVHKTLSECKAEL, from the coding sequence ATGTATAAGAGTCTTATTTTCCTTTTGGCCGTATTCACAACTGCTTGCCAAAGTGCCGAAGAGTTAAAAACTGAACAATATTTCGCAGAAGGGTATCAGATATATACTGCCAATTGTGCAAACTGTCATCAGACAGATGGAAAAGGAATGGCAAATTTATATCCACCATTAGCCGGATCAGCAGCATTGAAAGATAAAGCTTTATTGGCTTGTATTATCAAAAATGGAATGAAAGGGGATGTTTTAGCGGATGGTAAGAAATTCAACCGGAAAATGCCTGCAAATCCTAAATTAATGGATCTTGAAATTGCTGAAATTATAACTTATGTCAATATGAAGTGGAATAAAGACAGCGTTTACACAACCACTGAATTCGTTCACAAAACATTGTCAGAATGTAAAGCGGAATTGTAA
- a CDS encoding type III pantothenate kinase, whose protein sequence is MNVAVDSGNTYSKIGWFDEDKLISYQTRLIWPDLIREIQNNLPDQIIYSSVNKPAEEFREALGLAIPVLDLSADIPVPIKKEYKTPQTLGADRVAAAAGANWLFPEKDLVVIDMGTCITYDLVDRTGAFQGGLITPGVKMRFAALHSFTKRLPLFEPVAVPDFIGKSTKEAIESGVMNGVLAEMEGIIERYRHISPSLRVVVCGGDIPFFESSLKPAIFVVPELVLIGLNRILRYNVALQ, encoded by the coding sequence ATGAATGTCGCTGTTGATTCAGGAAATACTTACTCTAAGATCGGGTGGTTTGATGAAGATAAATTAATCAGTTACCAAACCAGATTAATTTGGCCTGATCTCATTCGGGAAATCCAAAATAACCTGCCGGATCAAATCATTTATTCATCAGTTAATAAGCCTGCTGAAGAATTTAGAGAAGCCCTGGGATTAGCAATTCCGGTTCTGGATTTATCAGCTGATATACCCGTACCAATAAAAAAAGAATATAAAACTCCACAGACGCTGGGAGCAGACAGGGTTGCTGCCGCTGCCGGAGCTAACTGGCTTTTCCCTGAAAAGGATTTGGTGGTAATTGACATGGGAACTTGTATTACGTATGATCTCGTGGATCGTACAGGTGCATTTCAGGGAGGGTTAATTACTCCGGGTGTAAAAATGCGATTTGCGGCCCTTCATTCGTTTACTAAACGGCTTCCGCTATTTGAGCCCGTTGCTGTACCGGATTTCATAGGAAAAAGCACGAAGGAAGCTATTGAAAGCGGTGTAATGAATGGGGTGCTTGCAGAAATGGAAGGAATTATTGAAAGGTATCGTCACATATCACCTTCTTTACGCGTAGTAGTATGTGGCGGAGATATTCCTTTTTTTGAAAGTAGCCTGAAACCGGCCATCTTTGTGGTCCCGGAGTTAGTATTAATAGGATTGAACAGAATTTTAAGATATAATGTCGCTTTACAATAG
- the recN gene encoding DNA repair protein RecN, with protein MLSNLLIKNYALIKQLEMSPDPGLNIITGETGAGKSIMLGAIGLLLGNRADVKSLYDTREKCIIEGSFNLAGYDMAPNFEEENLDFSEECIVRREISVAGKSRAFINDTPVNLETLRRISSQLLDIHSQHDSVMLGNNEFQLQVVDSFAVNGELLQAYQTNFQVYKNAVRALEKLQKNAAQLRREFDFDQFLYQELNAANLRPGEQESLEQELTILENAVEIRERLQLAHAYIDNPEGSILEFLKNTINSLGQASKLVPAYDILRQRAQSCLIELRDLADEIDNINSTLELDHSRTEVVRERLDVIYLLLKKHQSGTVEELLEIEQELEGKLNKVLNLDEELLKAQKEAGRTEEAMRKSAKKLSVKRHQVTKAIESLILEKLSELGIPNASLSIQITETAPSQNGIDSVAFLFSGNKGILPQELKQVASGGEFSRLMMVIKYILADKRKLPTIIFDEIDTGVSGEIAKKMGKMMHNMSFSHQIIAITHLHQIASSGNAHYFVYKDHSSEKTVSKIKKLAGDERVMEIAQMIGGHNPSESVIHNAREMILNN; from the coding sequence ATGCTTTCTAATTTACTCATTAAGAATTACGCTTTAATCAAGCAATTGGAAATGTCTCCCGATCCCGGATTAAATATTATTACGGGAGAAACAGGAGCGGGTAAATCAATTATGCTTGGTGCAATTGGCCTGCTTCTGGGGAATCGTGCAGATGTAAAATCACTCTATGATACGCGTGAAAAATGTATTATTGAAGGAAGTTTTAATTTGGCAGGTTATGACATGGCACCTAATTTTGAGGAAGAAAACCTTGATTTTTCGGAGGAATGTATAGTCAGGAGGGAAATTTCGGTGGCTGGAAAATCCCGGGCCTTTATCAATGATACGCCTGTAAACCTGGAAACTTTACGCAGGATCAGCAGTCAGCTGCTTGATATCCATTCGCAGCATGATTCTGTTATGCTTGGAAATAATGAATTTCAGCTTCAGGTTGTCGATTCCTTTGCTGTTAACGGCGAATTGCTGCAGGCATATCAAACTAACTTCCAGGTATATAAAAATGCTGTCAGAGCACTTGAAAAGCTGCAAAAGAATGCTGCACAGCTTCGCAGGGAGTTTGATTTCGACCAGTTTTTGTATCAGGAACTAAATGCAGCCAATCTGCGGCCAGGAGAACAGGAAAGTCTGGAACAGGAGCTGACAATTCTGGAAAATGCAGTTGAAATCAGAGAAAGGCTTCAGCTTGCGCATGCCTATATAGATAATCCGGAAGGTTCAATTTTAGAATTTCTTAAAAATACAATTAATTCATTGGGGCAGGCTTCAAAACTTGTTCCTGCTTATGACATTTTAAGACAGCGAGCCCAAAGCTGCCTGATCGAACTGAGAGATCTTGCTGATGAAATTGATAATATCAATTCAACTCTGGAGCTGGATCATTCCCGAACTGAAGTAGTCAGAGAGCGGCTTGATGTAATATATTTGCTTCTGAAAAAACACCAGTCTGGTACAGTTGAGGAACTTCTGGAAATTGAACAAGAACTCGAAGGTAAACTGAACAAAGTTTTAAATTTGGATGAAGAACTTTTAAAAGCGCAAAAGGAAGCGGGCAGGACAGAGGAAGCAATGCGAAAGAGTGCCAAAAAATTGTCGGTGAAACGTCATCAGGTAACCAAGGCTATTGAATCTCTTATTTTAGAAAAATTGTCTGAACTGGGAATTCCCAATGCTTCTTTGTCCATTCAGATCACCGAGACGGCTCCATCACAGAATGGTATTGATTCGGTTGCATTTCTGTTCAGTGGAAATAAAGGAATATTGCCTCAGGAACTAAAACAGGTCGCATCAGGAGGTGAGTTTTCCAGGCTTATGATGGTGATCAAATACATTCTGGCTGATAAACGTAAACTTCCTACAATCATTTTTGATGAAATTGATACCGGTGTTTCGGGAGAAATTGCCAAGAAAATGGGCAAGATGATGCATAATATGTCATTCAGCCATCAGATTATAGCCATTACGCATTTACATCAGATCGCCAGCAGCGGAAATGCCCACTATTTTGTTTACAAAGATCATTCATCTGAAAAAACTGTGAGTAAGATCAAAAAGCTGGCAGGTGATGAAAGAGTAATGGAAATTGCTCAAATGATTGGCGGACATAACCCATCGGAGTCTGTGATACACAATGCACGGGAAATGATTTTGAATAACTAG